One window of the Pseudarthrobacter sp. ATCC 49987 genome contains the following:
- a CDS encoding MFS transporter encodes MMPAATRNAPDRTARFGFAFIGVLLIAVNLRVSFVSVGPVLGNISSDLELSSAAAGFLTGLPLIAFAVFSPLAPGFAFRLGLDRALWMSLLILASGIVLRSLPLPGVIWAGTALIGLAIAFLNVLVPSLVKRDFPLRVSQVTGGYTATQAAFAAIGAAVVVPVAQTSPAGWRLALGIWVGLALIAMAVLLPWLRRQRLGTAHATRPEVSFRSPWTSALGWQVTIFMGLQSIAFYVLMAWLPTIEQSQGVPATTAGVHLSVFLLISVFASLATGGILHRGSDQRLVSFTSGGLTFVTFLGLALAPDLILLWVILGAIGCGSLIVIALSLFSLRTVNYPQAASLSGMAQSVGYGLAAVGPVMFGGLRDVSGGWTLPLLVTAGIMAVLAVMGLLVGRDRVISGST; translated from the coding sequence ATGATGCCCGCTGCCACCCGGAACGCGCCGGACCGCACTGCCAGATTCGGCTTCGCTTTCATCGGCGTTCTGCTCATCGCAGTTAACCTTCGGGTGTCCTTCGTCAGCGTGGGACCGGTGCTCGGGAACATCAGCAGCGACCTTGAGTTGTCCAGTGCCGCAGCAGGGTTCCTCACGGGCCTTCCGCTCATTGCTTTCGCAGTCTTCTCCCCGCTGGCACCCGGCTTCGCTTTCCGTCTGGGTCTCGACAGGGCACTCTGGATGTCCCTGCTGATCCTCGCCTCGGGCATCGTGCTTCGTTCCTTACCCTTGCCCGGCGTTATCTGGGCGGGAACCGCGCTGATCGGCTTGGCTATCGCGTTTCTCAATGTGCTGGTGCCCTCCCTCGTAAAGCGGGACTTTCCGCTGCGGGTCAGCCAAGTCACCGGAGGCTACACCGCAACGCAGGCCGCCTTCGCCGCCATCGGGGCAGCCGTCGTCGTTCCCGTGGCACAAACGTCCCCGGCGGGATGGCGGCTTGCCCTTGGAATCTGGGTCGGACTGGCTCTCATCGCCATGGCGGTGCTCCTGCCGTGGCTGCGCCGGCAGAGGTTAGGCACCGCGCACGCCACCAGGCCGGAGGTTTCCTTCCGGTCGCCCTGGACCTCAGCCTTGGGCTGGCAGGTGACGATCTTTATGGGGCTGCAATCGATCGCCTTCTACGTCCTGATGGCATGGTTGCCCACCATCGAACAAAGCCAGGGGGTTCCCGCCACTACTGCGGGAGTCCATCTGTCCGTATTCCTGCTCATCAGCGTCTTCGCCAGCCTTGCCACAGGGGGAATCCTGCACCGCGGTTCGGACCAGCGGCTTGTATCCTTCACGAGCGGCGGGCTCACGTTCGTGACGTTTCTCGGGCTGGCACTAGCGCCGGACCTCATATTGCTTTGGGTCATTCTTGGGGCAATCGGTTGCGGAAGCCTCATTGTCATCGCGCTGTCGCTGTTCAGCCTCCGCACCGTGAATTACCCGCAGGCAGCGTCGTTGTCCGGGATGGCGCAATCTGTCGGCTACGGTCTCGCCGCGGTGGGGCCGGTAATGTTCGGTGGTCTTCGCGACGTGAGCGGGGGCTGGACGCTTCCGCTCCTCGTCACCGCGGGCATCATGGCGGTTCTCGCCGTGATGGGTCTGCTCGTTGGACGTGACCGGGTGATCAGCGGTTCAACGTGA
- a CDS encoding GNAT family N-acetyltransferase — protein sequence MTSGGSARRATTADAAVVAQLLHDFNTEFSTPTPDVRELQSRLTQLLAGDDVVVLLIGEPASGVAVLSFRPNVWYRGPVAILDELYVRPELRGHRLGSALLDAALDLVRDRGGALVEINVDGEDTDARRFYEARGFTNTEPNQTDPMLYYYREL from the coding sequence ATGACCTCTGGCGGTTCTGCGCGTCGGGCGACGACGGCCGATGCCGCCGTCGTTGCGCAGTTACTTCATGATTTCAACACTGAGTTCTCGACGCCGACTCCGGACGTTCGCGAGCTTCAATCGCGGTTGACCCAGCTCCTGGCGGGAGACGACGTCGTGGTCCTGCTGATCGGCGAGCCGGCGAGCGGTGTTGCTGTGCTGAGTTTCCGTCCCAACGTCTGGTATCGAGGGCCGGTCGCGATCCTCGACGAACTCTACGTCCGTCCAGAGCTGCGTGGTCACCGGCTCGGCAGCGCGCTCCTGGACGCGGCACTCGACCTGGTACGCGACCGGGGCGGTGCGCTCGTTGAGATCAACGTCGATGGCGAGGACACAGATGCGCGCCGCTTCTATGAAGCACGTGGGTTCACCAACACCGAACCCAACCAGACAGACCCAATGCTGTACTACTATCGAGAGCTCTGA
- a CDS encoding tetratricopeptide repeat protein — translation MAAEWAVGVAAKVAGPMMGKLTMAAWQRIALSWLVAWRARRKAKELRLPAPAYWEFRRYLGAGEPLSAFRSADPERIEALGRSLRKQTFGAAWARLTDIQAKQFVDLLLSAYTHGLSTNEALEIQSATTRAEIKAAHVSPISAFEADLRFIAPVRAKQAKALADSWPAVHRFVREFVATQDPKTALVDWKQHRPAWFGQTSAAALMWMADLASDYGLNDEAIALIDEGLEQGATPADYWRVRRDLLEGTSSPDAQRAMMKRHEGHPLADSISAAIDQSPRRALEILDTWDTPDAPERALKASIRCQLLAANDDIEGAVRLAREALQEDQLTGPAQLAAEYLLQRGSIRDSALHFGDLEASLELALAVRNAIRTWRGPSYRAVATAMQAAQALGNSRKAWSMSQLPPTGEATDQEAKNPEVRKLAIVMAADTRPDEEVRGLLAETGDYSLTRLEAEALMAEHHKDRKTALGLWLKAGDQATTANEQFRIGFQIAMHGAVPPRMEALSADHREIVSDLKLVAAAFSEVPGQFEALRTRARKQRTLAFALYRYFELRSEFEQAAKAAANAAKQWSDAELWHIASNAYLRAGDRKAALTSARSALQVAQPSWGKHEAVYANLIELLSADGRWGEAADAAADLMTRDPSNPAAVWALVECQVRLGQLDDAWKTYAEFGGRPSPRNEREAVLRIQLWRRYQLADGALHELLEVLDAFNNSKQVRAVATMAMLFQTAELPEPVAEQIRIRLEELLPSLEDVFIPQKIDLENPLEALNGLVAQLPDTSDVDRQVEEGKLPFGVAASVHHSSYVELLASRTGIVFAGDATTFEDEVAAARVARDSDAVVDVTALLTLDLFDTELGDQLLGYFGGNAVPLEQFLDTIQAVEKLSQRSTMSIGKSREGTAQVHQISEREAEQRFERAKHVHARFQNVRTQERSADTNIPRLQAEEEVFVWLTALDLALDEPPRPLWCDDVKVRQLAVAMGAAAFGTSALVEAMRLDQILSDDLATALQAILISRHYVGAPFRRDWLEAAADLDGWRAGGCASFIMWAPATANPESQVKFAMEGLRRSSDEPDSVKRWVEATSRWLIRIGDKEAYSNLVLYLQRLLAQPWITSAQLPFVLAGIRAATSSAEVADPFEAALTSHYQDLAEKAGPALAARYVRGFVHLTNADDRSMTNRIILTS, via the coding sequence ATGGCTGCTGAGTGGGCAGTAGGCGTAGCGGCCAAGGTCGCCGGCCCCATGATGGGAAAACTGACTATGGCGGCGTGGCAACGTATTGCGCTTTCATGGCTGGTCGCCTGGCGTGCACGGAGGAAAGCTAAGGAACTGCGGCTTCCAGCTCCTGCGTACTGGGAATTCCGTCGGTATCTGGGTGCAGGCGAGCCCCTTTCCGCGTTTAGAAGCGCGGACCCGGAGCGAATTGAGGCCCTGGGGCGAAGTCTGCGGAAGCAGACATTTGGTGCCGCGTGGGCACGACTTACTGACATCCAGGCAAAGCAGTTCGTTGACCTGCTCCTTTCCGCCTACACACACGGACTTTCGACGAACGAAGCCCTTGAGATCCAAAGCGCAACGACCCGTGCCGAGATCAAAGCTGCCCATGTATCTCCAATATCCGCATTTGAAGCAGACCTTCGCTTCATTGCACCTGTGCGGGCGAAGCAAGCAAAAGCCCTGGCGGACAGCTGGCCAGCAGTGCACAGGTTCGTCCGCGAGTTCGTGGCAACGCAGGATCCAAAGACGGCCCTAGTGGACTGGAAACAGCACCGTCCTGCATGGTTCGGCCAGACGAGCGCCGCAGCCCTGATGTGGATGGCGGATCTCGCATCGGATTACGGGTTGAACGACGAAGCTATCGCGCTCATCGACGAAGGGCTAGAACAAGGCGCCACACCTGCAGACTATTGGAGGGTCCGCCGCGACCTCCTGGAAGGCACGTCATCACCCGATGCCCAACGGGCAATGATGAAGCGGCACGAAGGACACCCACTTGCCGACTCAATATCAGCCGCAATCGACCAGTCACCACGGCGCGCCCTTGAAATCCTGGACACGTGGGACACGCCGGACGCGCCCGAACGCGCACTGAAGGCCTCGATCCGCTGTCAGTTACTGGCCGCTAACGATGACATCGAAGGCGCAGTCCGACTTGCACGCGAGGCCCTTCAGGAAGACCAGCTAACCGGGCCGGCCCAATTGGCCGCGGAATACCTCCTGCAACGAGGTTCAATCCGAGACTCTGCCCTTCACTTCGGTGACCTTGAAGCAAGCCTTGAGTTAGCCCTGGCCGTTCGCAACGCCATACGCACTTGGAGAGGGCCGTCCTATCGCGCCGTGGCCACAGCCATGCAAGCAGCACAAGCCCTCGGAAACAGCCGGAAAGCATGGAGTATGTCCCAGCTCCCGCCGACAGGTGAAGCTACAGACCAAGAAGCCAAAAACCCTGAAGTCCGCAAGCTGGCCATCGTTATGGCGGCGGACACCAGACCAGACGAAGAGGTCCGCGGCCTCCTGGCAGAAACCGGAGACTACTCGTTGACCCGGTTGGAAGCCGAAGCATTGATGGCTGAACACCATAAGGATAGAAAAACGGCACTGGGCCTGTGGCTGAAGGCAGGCGACCAGGCCACCACAGCAAACGAACAATTCCGGATCGGATTCCAGATCGCCATGCACGGTGCCGTGCCCCCGCGTATGGAAGCACTGTCAGCCGACCACCGTGAAATCGTTAGTGATTTGAAGCTGGTCGCCGCCGCTTTCAGTGAAGTGCCCGGCCAGTTCGAGGCGTTGCGGACCAGAGCGAGGAAACAGCGCACGCTTGCTTTCGCTCTCTACAGATATTTCGAACTACGATCCGAATTCGAACAGGCAGCGAAGGCGGCTGCCAATGCCGCAAAACAATGGTCAGACGCAGAGCTGTGGCATATCGCCTCCAACGCGTACCTGCGAGCTGGTGACCGCAAAGCCGCACTGACCAGCGCCCGCAGTGCCCTCCAAGTGGCGCAGCCAAGTTGGGGCAAGCATGAGGCCGTCTATGCCAACCTAATCGAGCTTCTTTCGGCAGACGGCCGCTGGGGCGAGGCAGCCGACGCCGCAGCGGACTTGATGACCCGTGATCCTAGCAACCCGGCAGCTGTGTGGGCGCTCGTTGAATGCCAAGTCCGGTTAGGACAGCTTGATGACGCGTGGAAGACATATGCCGAGTTCGGAGGTAGGCCATCGCCGCGCAATGAACGGGAAGCTGTATTGCGCATCCAACTGTGGAGGCGGTACCAGCTGGCTGACGGAGCCCTCCACGAGCTTCTCGAAGTACTAGATGCTTTCAACAACAGCAAACAAGTCCGTGCCGTCGCGACGATGGCAATGTTGTTTCAGACCGCAGAATTACCGGAACCGGTCGCTGAACAGATAAGGATTCGCCTCGAGGAGTTGCTGCCAAGTCTCGAGGATGTCTTCATACCGCAGAAGATTGACCTTGAGAATCCACTGGAAGCGTTGAACGGCCTCGTTGCTCAGCTGCCGGATACCTCTGACGTGGACCGGCAGGTGGAGGAAGGGAAGCTCCCCTTTGGTGTAGCTGCCTCCGTGCACCACTCCAGTTACGTTGAGCTTCTTGCCAGCCGCACGGGCATCGTCTTCGCCGGGGATGCCACAACGTTCGAGGATGAAGTGGCTGCAGCCCGTGTGGCACGGGACAGCGATGCCGTGGTTGACGTCACCGCTCTTTTGACGCTCGATCTCTTTGACACTGAACTGGGCGATCAATTACTGGGATATTTTGGAGGAAACGCCGTACCTCTAGAACAGTTCCTTGACACCATCCAAGCGGTCGAGAAGTTGTCCCAACGTTCAACTATGTCCATAGGGAAGTCCCGCGAGGGGACAGCGCAGGTCCACCAGATTTCCGAGCGGGAAGCTGAGCAGCGATTCGAGCGTGCAAAGCACGTACACGCACGCTTTCAAAATGTAAGGACCCAGGAACGGTCAGCGGACACCAATATCCCGAGGCTTCAAGCCGAAGAGGAAGTCTTCGTCTGGCTCACGGCTCTCGACCTCGCCTTGGATGAGCCACCAAGACCTCTGTGGTGTGACGATGTGAAGGTCCGACAGCTGGCCGTTGCCATGGGGGCTGCTGCTTTTGGAACATCAGCCTTGGTTGAGGCGATGCGGCTTGATCAGATCCTGAGTGACGACCTGGCAACGGCGCTCCAGGCGATCCTCATTAGCCGTCACTATGTTGGCGCCCCCTTTCGCCGTGACTGGCTGGAAGCTGCCGCGGACCTCGATGGATGGCGGGCCGGCGGCTGCGCCAGTTTCATTATGTGGGCGCCCGCGACAGCCAACCCGGAAAGCCAGGTCAAGTTCGCGATGGAAGGGCTACGGCGCTCGTCCGATGAACCTGACTCGGTAAAAAGATGGGTCGAGGCAACTTCCCGATGGCTCATCCGTATCGGCGACAAGGAGGCCTACTCAAACTTGGTGTTGTATCTTCAAAGACTTCTCGCTCAGCCCTGGATAACGTCCGCCCAACTACCATTTGTTCTAGCAGGAATCAGAGCCGCGACAAGCTCCGCCGAGGTCGCCGATCCATTCGAAGCAGCACTGACAAGTCATTACCAAGACCTCGCCGAGAAGGCCGGGCCAGCTCTCGCGGCACGATACGTACGAGGGTTTGTCCATCTGACAAACGCGGACGACCGCTCCATGACAAACCGAATCATTTTGACTAGTTGA
- a CDS encoding CsbD family protein → MGLGDKIRNAATKLTGRAKEATGKATGDDRLKNEGRGDQVKADLKQAAEKVKDAFKKH, encoded by the coding sequence ATGGGTCTGGGTGACAAGATCCGGAATGCGGCGACAAAGCTGACCGGCAGGGCCAAAGAAGCAACAGGCAAGGCAACGGGGGACGACCGCCTCAAGAACGAAGGCAGGGGCGACCAGGTCAAGGCGGACCTGAAGCAGGCGGCCGAAAAGGTGAAGGACGCTTTCAAGAAGCACTGA